The genomic region GGGAGACGCTGTCGCGGAAAGCGGTCCCCTGCTTCTACGCCGGCTTCACCAACGTCGTCGGGTTCGCCTCCCTGCTCTTCAGCCGGCTCCAGCCCGTCATCGACTTCGGCTGGATGATGAGCATCGCGATGCTCTTCTCGATCGTGTCGAGCCTGATCCTGTTCCCGGCCCTGATGGCGATGTTCGCCAAGGAGCCTCCGCCGAAGCCGCCGACGTTCTCGCGCGGCCTGCTCGACCTCTCCGCGCGGCTGGCGCGGAGGCATTCCGCGCCGGTCGCCGTCTGCTGCGCGCTCGCGCTGGCCGCCGGCGCGGGCGGCCTCCTCCTCCTGGACGTCGAGAACAGCTTCATCGACTATTTCCGGGACACGACCCGGGTGCACGAGGAGCTCTCCTTCATCGACCGGGAGCTGGGCGGCACCACGCCGATGGATATCACCTACGACATCCCGGCCGAGGAGCGGAGGAAGGACCTGGTCCTGTCGGCCGCCAGCGTGCTGGCGATGCAGCGCATTCAAGAGGCCCTGCGGCGGCACGAGGCGGTCGGGAAGACGCTGTCCGTCGTGGACTTCGCGCGGCTCGCCAAGGAGATCAACGACGGCAAGCCCCTGACCGAGTACGAGCTGACGGCGGCGTACCTGACGATGGAGAAGGACCTCCGGTCCGACCTGCTGGGGGCGTTCTTCTCGCCCGAGGACTCCCAGCTGCGCCTCTCCATCCGGGTCAAGGACACGACGGCGGGCCTCGACCGGGCGCGGCTGCTCGCGGACGTCAGGTCCGACATCGAGAAGCTCGGCGTCCCGGCGGACCGGTACCGGCTGACCGGCCTGTTCGTCCTCTATCAGGACCTCCTGGACCGGCTGTTCGCGTCACAGATCCAGACGCTGGGCGTCTCGTTCGCGGTGCTGGCGCTGGCCATCTTCCTCATCTTCCGGTCGCTCAAGCTCGCGCTGATCTGCGTCGCGCCGAACGTCCTCTCGACGGTGATCGTCCTGGGGCTGATGGGCTGGCTGGGCATACCGCTCGATTTCATGACGATCATGATCGCCTCCATCGCCATGGGCATCACGGTCGACGACACGATCCACTACATCGACCGCTACCTGGAGGAATCGAGGGGGGGCTCCGGAGAGAAGTCGATCGAGCGTACCCATACCAGCGTCGGGTACGCCCTGCTGTACACGTCGCTCATCGTCATCCTGGGCTTCACGCTCCTGGGATTCTCCGATTTCATACCGAGCGTGCTGTTCGGCCTGCTGACCGCGCTCGCCATGGCCCTGGCGGTCCTCTTCGACCTCACCTTGCTGCCCGCCTTGCTCAACAGGTTCGTCAAGAGCGGCGCCGGATGAATCGGACATCCGGATGAGACGCCCCGCACATTGACCCTTCGGGGTTCATGCCTCATAATCTGAGTGGCCGCCGACGAAGGGCGTTTTTGCTGTTTCCGCCCTGAACCGTCTCTCGAAGCCGAACAGCGTCAGAGAGACCGCGCCGGCGGCTCTTGTCCCGGAGGCGGTGAGGCGCGCGGGGGAGATGTGATATACTTTTTTCGCCGCCGTTCTCGCGGGTGTAGTTCAATGGTAGAACGAGAGCTTCCCAAGCTGTCCGCAATGAGGCGATTTCATTCGCCCGCGCGTTTTTCCGTCGAGGAAATTCGGCTTCCCTACCTGCAGAGCTAGAGCTTCCTAAGCTCTATGGATGATTCGGTTCTCCCGCAACGCCGCTCCATTATTATCTCGCGGAAATAAGCATTCTTTCCCAAATGTCCCATGCCAGTCAGCGCCGATTTTCGCCTGCTTGTCGGCAAAAAGTCGACACATTTCTCGACAGGCATCCCGGTCAACAGAAGGCTCACGCGGTTGGCGAGACGACGGCTCATCTTGACAGCACGCTGTTCTCATGCTATTCTAGTTAAGTAGCAGTATTGCTACTTATATGAAATGGATTGAGATCGACAGGAAACTCGCGCGATCGGGTCTGCGCGCATTCACCGGGAGAGAATTCCTCAGCGTCACCGGTGCCACGCCCATCGCGGGCAAGTTCCTGCTGATTCGCTACACGAAGCGCGGCCTCCTGCAGCGCCTCAAGCGCGGGCTATACGCGGTCGCTAGCCGGCCACCCGCCAAATGGTCGCTGGCGAACCGGCTCTATCAGCCCTCCTACATATCCCTCGAATCGGCGCTATCCTACCACGGCGTCATCCCGGAAACGGTCTACTCAGTCACCTCGGTCACGACCAAGAGCACGCGCGAATTCGACGTGGCGGGAACCAGCTACAGCTTCCGCACGATCAAGCGATGCGCGTTCTCCGGATACCGTGCGATCGAAGTGGAGGGACAATCCGTGCTGCTCGCCGAGAAGCCCAAAGCTCTCGCCGACTACCTCTACTTCTCCTATTTGAAGAAAACACGGCTCAACAGCCGCTTGCGCCTGAAGGAGGTCGATCGCCGCGACCTCCTGCGATGCCTAGCGGATTTCAAGCACCCTGGGCTCATGGAGTGGTTCAAGAATGATCTCAAGATCGCAGATAACGGAACTCAGCGCTAGCTGGCAGACGCAGGAGCTGAACGTGGCGCGGGAGTACGTCCAGCACGTGCTCCTGTCCGTCCTGTTCCAGCTCAAGGGCCCCGAAGCCAAGCTCGCCTTCAAGGGGGGGACGGCTCTTCGTCTCCTGCACGCCAGTCCTCGGTTCTCCGAGGACCTCGACTTCACGGCTTGGGTCAAGCCGTTCCACATCGGAGAGTGGATCAAGGAAGCGGCCAAGCAGGCGGGCCTCGCGGGCTTGGACTTCAAGATGCTCGAGTCGAACGAGACCTCGGGCGGCTGGTTCGCGCTCATGGAGACTAAAATCCACGATTGGCCGGTGAGGATCGAATGGAACGTGTCCCTGCGCGCGGGCGGCAAGTCGGCGCCGCATGAGACGATGCTCGTGACGACGCCGCTGTGGCCGCCCTACTCGGTGACCGCGCTCGCGACCGACGAGATGGTCTACGAGAAGATCGAGGCCCTGCTCCGGCGCAAGGAGCCCCGCGACTTCTACGATCTCTACTACTTGATCAGGGGACGTTTTGGAATCAAGAGGATCGTTGCGGCCAAGAAAAATCTACTGAGGGAAGCCGCCGCTCTCAATGCGAGAGAGGTCGAGCGCGAGCTCAAAGAATTCCTGCCCCGCAGCCAGTGGGCCGTCATCAAGCAGTTGCGGCAGATCTTGACGCAGGAACTGGAGCGGCTCTGATCGGCCACGAAACTGCCCCTGGACCCGGCCGCGGCGCTGGTGCTATAATCGTTCACCGGTTCCGTTGCGCATCCCCATGAGCTTTCCGCGCCGCGATTCCGGGCCGATCTTTCAGCCGTTTTTTGGAAAACTCGACAGAAAAGTCGACAATAAATCCGCGAAAATCATTTTTTGGGAGCGCGGATTTCAGCGAATAGTCGTTGTAAAACAATCGTTTTCGCGGGTGTAGTTCAATGGTAGAACGAGAGCTTCCCAAGCTTTAGACGTGGGTTCGATTCCCATCACCCGCTCGCTTCGCTCATTCTTTTATAAACCTTCCAAAGCAAGTTCGATTCCCGCCCAAAACGACTGTTTCCGGAAACACTCATTCTCCCCGCGCGACGGAATCGAGAACGAATTATCGATTCGGTTTGATGTAAACTCTTCGCACCCGTCGGAACGGAGGACGCGAGAGAATGGCCATCACAGAGTTGACGCCGGAGCAGATCCACGACATGTCGCTGGCGGACAAGGATCGCTGGTGGCTGAAGAACGTTTATAAAGGGGACATGCCCCAGCTCAACCTCCGCTCGGGCCTGACCGGCATGCTGCTCGGCGGCGTGCTCAGCCTCACCAACCTCTACGTCGGCATCCGCACCGGCTGGACGCTCGGCGTCGGCATCACCTCGGTGATCCTGTCCTTCGCGATCTTCAAGGTGATCTCCAAGCTCAAGCTCGGAAACGAGATGACGGTGCTCGAGAACAACGCGATGCAGTCGATCGCCACCAGCGCCGGCTACATGACGGCGCCGCTGATCTCCTCGCTGGCGGCCTACATGGCGGTCACCGGCCGGATCATCCCCTGGCAGCACACGATGGTGTGGATCATCCTGCTCGGGATCCTCGGGGTGCTCTTCGCCTTCCCGCTCAAGAAGCGCTTCATCAACGACGAGCAGTTGCCCTTCCCCGAGGGCTACGCCGCCGGCATCGTCATGGACAACCTGCACACCGGCGAGGGCGAGGAGGGCCTGTTCAAGGCCAAGCTCCTGGGCTACGGCGCGGCCGTCTCGGCGACGATCGAGACGCTGTGCAACGAGCCCGTGATGGAGGCGCTCAAGCTGAAGTGGGCCGCCCTTCCCGCCCACTGGGACGACGTCGTCTACAAGTGGTTCACGCCGCGCATCATGGGCACGCCGCTCAAGGAGCTGACCGTCCAGTTCGACACGTCGATCGTCATGGTCGCGGCCGGCGGCCTGATGGGCACCAAGACCGCGGCGTCGCTGATGATCGGGGCCGTCGTCA from Elusimicrobiota bacterium harbors:
- a CDS encoding MMPL family transporter, with amino-acid sequence MPTADKLARSFAGLAVSRPRTVLLAFLAVTAALGWHARRFKIDAGADTLLTKDNRHYVQTNVVDRRFDAREFLLVAYKPRARPVLSEATFADLRGLKARLLRLERVESVRSLLDVPLPPRSGALAAGSDLSDWTMERRRFRLEELEQRLRGHPVYEDLLINKDRSATALQVLFKKDAELDALDGRITGLELRSLTLGLTRGERKELARLKRRAEPLDARLDKIRAAELESIRAVMADYEDDADIYLGGIHVLAQQLIRIITNDLLVFGAAIGAMICLVLFLLFRRLRWVVIPAVCCVCSVLSTVGLFGLLGLKATVISSSFIALQLILTLGISIHLIVQYREYAEKRPDWDQARLVRETLSRKAVPCFYAGFTNVVGFASLLFSRLQPVIDFGWMMSIAMLFSIVSSLILFPALMAMFAKEPPPKPPTFSRGLLDLSARLARRHSAPVAVCCALALAAGAGGLLLLDVENSFIDYFRDTTRVHEELSFIDRELGGTTPMDITYDIPAEERRKDLVLSAASVLAMQRIQEALRRHEAVGKTLSVVDFARLAKEINDGKPLTEYELTAAYLTMEKDLRSDLLGAFFSPEDSQLRLSIRVKDTTAGLDRARLLADVRSDIEKLGVPADRYRLTGLFVLYQDLLDRLFASQIQTLGVSFAVLALAIFLIFRSLKLALICVAPNVLSTVIVLGLMGWLGIPLDFMTIMIASIAMGITVDDTIHYIDRYLEESRGGSGEKSIERTHTSVGYALLYTSLIVILGFTLLGFSDFIPSVLFGLLTALAMALAVLFDLTLLPALLNRFVKSGAG
- a CDS encoding type IV toxin-antitoxin system AbiEi family antitoxin domain-containing protein — translated: MKWIEIDRKLARSGLRAFTGREFLSVTGATPIAGKFLLIRYTKRGLLQRLKRGLYAVASRPPAKWSLANRLYQPSYISLESALSYHGVIPETVYSVTSVTTKSTREFDVAGTSYSFRTIKRCAFSGYRAIEVEGQSVLLAEKPKALADYLYFSYLKKTRLNSRLRLKEVDRRDLLRCLADFKHPGLMEWFKNDLKIADNGTQR
- a CDS encoding nucleotidyl transferase AbiEii/AbiGii toxin family protein, with protein sequence MISRSQITELSASWQTQELNVAREYVQHVLLSVLFQLKGPEAKLAFKGGTALRLLHASPRFSEDLDFTAWVKPFHIGEWIKEAAKQAGLAGLDFKMLESNETSGGWFALMETKIHDWPVRIEWNVSLRAGGKSAPHETMLVTTPLWPPYSVTALATDEMVYEKIEALLRRKEPRDFYDLYYLIRGRFGIKRIVAAKKNLLREAAALNAREVERELKEFLPRSQWAVIKQLRQILTQELERL